A single genomic interval of Andreesenia angusta harbors:
- the rlmH gene encoding 23S rRNA (pseudouridine(1915)-N(3))-methyltransferase RlmH codes for MKIKLITVGKLKEDYLRKGVDYYIKQLKKSYEVEVIELLDEKTPDTRSSKQEERIKSLEGERILSKVAPEDYVITLEIDGKKLDSEGFRSLMTSSLGDKKSVAFVIGGSLGISREVSKRSDYKLSFSDMTFPHQLMKLILLEQLSKARA; via the coding sequence TTGAAGATAAAGTTGATAACAGTCGGGAAACTCAAGGAGGATTACTTGAGGAAGGGAGTAGACTACTACATAAAGCAGCTTAAGAAAAGCTATGAGGTTGAAGTCATAGAGCTTTTGGACGAGAAGACCCCTGATACGAGAAGTTCCAAGCAGGAAGAGAGAATAAAGTCTTTAGAAGGGGAGCGGATACTGTCTAAAGTAGCTCCAGAAGACTACGTCATAACTCTTGAAATAGACGGCAAGAAGCTGGATTCAGAGGGGTTTAGAAGCCTTATGACTTCCAGCTTAGGGGACAAGAAAAGCGTGGCCTTTGTAATAGGAGGCTCGCTTGGAATCTCTAGGGAAGTCTCGAAGAGGAGCGACTACAAGCTTTCTTTTTCAGACATGACATTTCCTCATCAGCTTATGAAGTTGATACTTCTAGAGCAGCTAAGCAAAGCAAGGGCATAG
- a CDS encoding gamma-glutamyl-gamma-aminobutyrate hydrolase family protein, with protein sequence MAKPIIGISGSVLDIENGPFTGSRRAYVNEDYVKAVVKSGGVPVIIPMTADKEIIDIQLDGIDALLLSGGHDIDPSEYGEAPKPRLNETLPERDKFDILLVEGAVKRGIPVLGICRGHQVLNVALGGSLHQDLEYIEGCEEAHDQFESEDPESHAVRTKERSILRELLGETLKVNSFHHLAIKELAPGFRATAISSDGLIEGIEHSRHKFIVGVQWHPEALASSGDRRMERLFEEFVYSAKALSKQERYPIAI encoded by the coding sequence ATGGCAAAGCCGATTATAGGAATATCGGGAAGTGTTTTAGATATAGAGAACGGGCCTTTCACTGGCTCAAGAAGAGCTTATGTAAACGAAGACTACGTCAAGGCAGTAGTTAAGTCAGGAGGAGTACCGGTGATAATTCCTATGACGGCAGATAAGGAGATAATAGACATACAGCTAGACGGAATAGACGCTCTGCTACTGAGCGGTGGACATGACATAGATCCAAGCGAGTACGGAGAAGCTCCAAAGCCAAGGCTGAACGAGACGCTTCCGGAGAGAGACAAGTTCGACATACTTCTAGTTGAAGGCGCAGTGAAGAGGGGTATTCCAGTGCTAGGAATATGCAGAGGTCATCAGGTGTTGAACGTGGCGCTTGGAGGAAGCCTCCATCAAGATCTCGAGTATATAGAGGGATGCGAAGAGGCTCACGACCAGTTCGAGAGCGAAGACCCAGAGAGCCATGCGGTTAGAACTAAAGAGAGATCTATTTTAAGAGAACTGCTTGGAGAGACTCTGAAGGTGAACTCGTTCCATCACTTGGCCATAAAAGAGCTTGCTCCAGGGTTCAGAGCGACTGCTATATCCTCTGACGGGCTTATAGAGGGAATAGAACACTCGAGGCATAAGTTTATAGTAGGGGTACAGTGGCATCCGGAAGCGTTGGCTTCTTCTGGAGACAGAAGAATGGAAAGGCTTTTTGAGGAGTTTGTCTACAGCGCGAAGGCACTTTCCAAGCAGGAGAGATATCCTATTGCAATATAG
- a CDS encoding methyl-accepting chemotaxis protein — MISSFNNLKTRTKIVSGFILLAVITAVVGVYSVSTIEGISANLDSIYEERMLPNAIIGEVQTNQADARFEVSQIIFKALSGNIQPSDIQASKEKIGKLAETNNGLIEQYNSTDHSEAEIELLDSFLNTNSEYREFRDEVYSLLEQGKYEEAIKLNQEAASKRESAEQILRDLKELNGKLGGELKEKSDAHAARGRAIAVSATIVSIILAVAIGFVISRSIVSGLKAGVEHSEKLANGDFSSSIDEKYVSRKDEIGELSKSFELMTQNLKGLIMTISENSMDVSSSSEELSATVEEINGQVQSVGSATQEIAAGMEQTSAAIEEIGASGYQISSLSSALVEDAVNGNENAIEISRRAEDMKSNAETSKKEAYSIYIERQKEIKNSIEKSAVVGEIKVMSDSIQAISEQINLLALNAAIEAARAGEYGKGFAVVADEIRKLAEASTSTVDQINSMVGEVNTAFNELSNGSEKLLEFIDNKVIADYDTLAEVGEKYLEDATFVKNSMDTFNRRASEINESISQINESIESVSSAVEEATASSMEISNNMTEVTRSIDEVSKVAESQAELSEGLNINMSKFTV; from the coding sequence ATGATAAGTTCTTTCAACAATTTAAAAACCAGGACCAAGATAGTCTCCGGGTTCATCTTGCTGGCAGTCATAACTGCGGTGGTCGGGGTCTACAGTGTGTCTACAATCGAGGGGATAAGTGCAAACTTGGATTCAATCTACGAGGAGAGGATGCTTCCAAATGCCATTATAGGAGAGGTTCAGACTAACCAAGCTGATGCGAGATTTGAAGTGAGCCAGATAATATTCAAGGCGCTTTCAGGAAATATTCAGCCGTCGGATATTCAGGCATCTAAAGAAAAAATAGGAAAGCTGGCTGAAACGAATAACGGCTTGATAGAGCAGTACAACAGTACAGATCATTCTGAAGCCGAAATTGAACTGCTGGATAGCTTTTTAAATACAAATAGTGAGTACAGAGAATTTAGAGATGAAGTATACAGTTTGCTAGAGCAAGGCAAATACGAGGAAGCAATAAAGCTAAATCAGGAAGCGGCCTCTAAGAGAGAGTCAGCTGAGCAGATACTGAGAGATCTGAAAGAGCTGAACGGGAAATTAGGAGGCGAGCTAAAGGAGAAAAGCGATGCACATGCTGCTAGAGGAAGAGCTATAGCCGTATCGGCAACTATAGTCAGCATAATCCTTGCTGTTGCAATAGGCTTCGTGATATCTAGAAGCATAGTTTCAGGGCTTAAAGCAGGGGTTGAACACTCTGAAAAGCTTGCAAACGGAGACTTTTCAAGCTCTATAGATGAGAAGTACGTATCGAGGAAAGACGAGATAGGGGAACTCAGCAAGTCATTTGAGCTTATGACTCAAAATCTTAAAGGTCTAATAATGACTATAAGTGAGAACAGCATGGACGTAAGTTCTTCAAGCGAAGAGCTCAGCGCAACTGTGGAAGAGATAAACGGGCAAGTTCAAAGTGTAGGCTCGGCCACTCAGGAAATAGCGGCTGGGATGGAGCAGACTTCGGCTGCAATAGAGGAAATAGGGGCCTCGGGATATCAGATATCCTCGCTTTCAAGCGCACTTGTGGAAGATGCCGTTAATGGAAACGAAAATGCAATTGAAATATCCAGAAGAGCCGAGGACATGAAGTCTAATGCAGAGACTTCAAAAAAGGAGGCTTACAGCATTTACATTGAAAGACAGAAAGAGATAAAGAACTCAATAGAGAAAAGCGCAGTTGTGGGAGAGATAAAGGTCATGTCCGACTCGATACAGGCCATCTCGGAGCAGATAAACCTGCTTGCCTTGAATGCAGCCATAGAGGCGGCTAGAGCCGGCGAATACGGAAAAGGCTTTGCGGTAGTTGCTGACGAAATAAGGAAGCTTGCAGAAGCCTCTACAAGCACTGTAGACCAGATAAACAGCATGGTTGGAGAGGTGAACACAGCTTTCAACGAGCTTTCAAATGGATCAGAGAAGCTCCTGGAGTTTATAGACAATAAGGTAATAGCTGACTACGACACTCTGGCGGAGGTCGGGGAGAAGTACCTTGAAGACGCTACTTTTGTGAAAAATTCAATGGACACTTTCAACAGAAGGGCGAGCGAGATAAACGAGTCTATAAGCCAGATAAACGAATCCATAGAGTCTGTGTCAAGCGCAGTGGAAGAAGCCACCGCAAGCAGCATGGAGATTTCAAACAATATGACAGAGGTGACAAGGTCTATAGATGAAGTTTCTAAGGTGGCCGAGTCTCAAGCTGAGCTTTCAGAAGGGCTCAACATCAATATGAGCAAGTTCACGGTTTAG
- the htrA gene encoding serine protease HtrA, giving the protein MNENWDENGKGKTRSYPSYVLVSVVSAILGALIFSVAFSLNTEKEPVQDTQQTQNTGNITINPSDDVTTVEAVAKKAMSSVVGITTTEVVQDLWSTQEVQGVGSGVVVSADGYILTNSHVISNGAAQNIKIMFMNGEEKEARAVWYDTLMDLAVVKVEAENLDVAHLGNSENVSIGQLAIAIGNPLGLEFERTVTSGIISGVDRSVSIDEFNKMEGLLQTDASINSGNSGGPLLNSKGEVVGINTLKISSGEGLGFALPINMAKPIVEEIVRTGEFREAYIGIEGIDVARYQKMTGRELGVKVGVLVAKVAADSPAELAGLRPEDVIVSIDGDGIESFKALRERLYRYKPGQEIRIGIVRSGQTRDLLVKLADVPK; this is encoded by the coding sequence ATGAACGAGAATTGGGATGAAAACGGCAAAGGGAAAACAAGGTCATATCCTTCTTATGTGCTGGTGTCAGTGGTTTCCGCAATACTGGGGGCACTTATCTTTTCAGTTGCATTTTCACTAAACACCGAGAAAGAGCCAGTTCAGGACACTCAGCAGACTCAGAACACTGGCAATATAACTATAAATCCATCTGACGATGTTACGACGGTGGAAGCAGTGGCGAAGAAGGCTATGAGCTCCGTAGTCGGAATAACTACAACCGAAGTGGTTCAGGACCTTTGGAGCACTCAGGAAGTTCAAGGGGTAGGGTCTGGAGTAGTAGTAAGCGCAGACGGCTATATACTTACAAATTCACATGTGATTTCAAATGGCGCCGCTCAAAACATAAAGATAATGTTTATGAACGGAGAAGAGAAGGAAGCCAGGGCGGTTTGGTATGACACTCTGATGGACCTTGCTGTAGTTAAAGTGGAAGCTGAAAACCTGGACGTGGCTCACCTTGGAAACTCAGAAAACGTGAGCATAGGACAGCTTGCAATAGCCATAGGGAATCCGCTGGGACTTGAATTTGAAAGGACGGTCACCTCTGGAATAATAAGTGGAGTAGACAGATCTGTGTCAATAGACGAGTTCAACAAGATGGAAGGTCTTCTCCAGACAGACGCATCCATAAACTCTGGAAATAGCGGAGGGCCGCTTCTGAACTCCAAAGGAGAGGTAGTGGGCATAAACACACTCAAGATATCTTCAGGAGAAGGCTTAGGGTTTGCACTCCCTATAAATATGGCCAAGCCAATAGTGGAAGAGATAGTCAGGACAGGGGAATTCAGAGAAGCATATATAGGCATAGAGGGAATAGATGTGGCCAGGTATCAGAAGATGACAGGCAGAGAATTAGGTGTCAAAGTGGGAGTCCTGGTAGCTAAAGTGGCTGCGGATTCACCTGCTGAACTGGCTGGACTTAGACCTGAAGACGTGATAGTGAGCATAGACGGAGATGGAATAGAGAGCTTCAAAGCACTTAGAGAGAGGCTTTACAGATATAAGCCGGGACAGGAAATAAGGATCGGAATAGTCAGAAGCGGACAGACTAGAGATCTACTGGTGAAGCTTGCAGATGTCCCTAAGTAG
- a CDS encoding CxxH/CxxC protein: protein MYVVCNEHLELAIEEFVETYGQSPDVYELDKVSFTDWASPKSCEYCSNPPRFLVV, encoded by the coding sequence ATGTATGTAGTTTGCAACGAGCATCTTGAGCTTGCTATAGAGGAATTTGTAGAGACTTATGGACAGTCTCCAGACGTATACGAGCTAGACAAAGTGAGCTTTACAGACTGGGCGAGTCCAAAGAGCTGTGAATACTGCAGCAATCCTCCCAGATTCTTGGTGGTGTAG
- a CDS encoding diguanylate cyclase: MKNKIVSLIIASLVSVLLILGFSLIYKEQIDSVSKQNRLLAVQELTVYSDRVQSIINTSLQYAEFIDLLVTTNPDIPEETFEKYSNLILKDHTIIKNIAIAPNAIVKHIYPLSGSEAALNHDLLSDSERRPFVKAAIESKESVTQGPVKAKQGGYLVFNRKAIFLNENSKFWGLSVITIDFDEIIKKIGLAPEKNGYLLALKARKTDGKNDFIWGNPEVFDKDYLGKNISLPNQTWELAIYPVEGWAYRENHSNGIVYFFYVIVAIAFCFVYLTVEHYQSKITLSRKDPLTGTLNKMSFQDFAKKQLLKSKKRHAICVIDLNGFKEVNDTFGHPVGDAVLIEIADRIKTTLRSTDRVSRFGGDEYILFLNDLREEKSLKLVLDRVNSITEEPVVVGDIEIETKFALGYAVTPDDAATYEKLYAIADKRMYKHKESLKNSKENSQD, encoded by the coding sequence ATGAAAAATAAAATAGTATCTCTGATTATAGCTTCTCTGGTCTCGGTTCTGCTCATTCTGGGCTTTTCCCTGATATACAAAGAGCAGATCGATTCTGTCTCAAAGCAGAACAGGCTTTTAGCTGTTCAAGAGCTTACAGTCTATAGCGACAGAGTTCAAAGCATAATAAACACCAGTCTTCAGTATGCGGAGTTTATAGACCTCTTGGTTACTACAAACCCCGACATTCCAGAAGAGACTTTTGAGAAGTATTCAAATTTGATATTGAAAGACCACACTATCATAAAAAACATAGCCATAGCTCCAAACGCCATTGTGAAGCATATCTATCCGCTTTCAGGAAGCGAAGCCGCTCTCAATCACGACTTGCTTTCTGACAGCGAGCGACGCCCGTTCGTCAAGGCTGCAATAGAGTCTAAAGAGTCCGTAACTCAAGGTCCTGTCAAAGCAAAGCAGGGCGGGTATTTGGTATTCAACAGAAAGGCCATATTTTTAAATGAAAACAGCAAGTTCTGGGGACTTTCAGTCATAACTATAGATTTCGATGAAATAATAAAGAAAATAGGACTTGCCCCTGAAAAAAACGGCTACCTGCTTGCACTTAAAGCTAGAAAGACTGACGGCAAAAATGACTTTATATGGGGAAACCCTGAAGTGTTTGACAAGGACTACCTTGGAAAAAATATCTCACTGCCAAATCAAACATGGGAGCTCGCCATATACCCCGTGGAAGGCTGGGCTTACAGGGAAAATCACTCTAATGGCATCGTCTATTTTTTCTATGTGATTGTGGCAATAGCCTTCTGCTTTGTGTACTTGACGGTAGAGCACTACCAGAGCAAGATAACCCTCTCAAGGAAAGATCCTTTGACGGGAACTCTGAACAAGATGTCTTTTCAAGATTTTGCAAAAAAGCAGCTTTTGAAGAGCAAGAAACGTCATGCCATATGTGTTATAGATTTGAACGGATTTAAGGAAGTAAACGACACTTTTGGACACCCTGTAGGAGATGCCGTTTTAATAGAAATAGCAGATAGGATAAAAACAACCCTTAGGAGCACAGATCGTGTCTCTCGGTTTGGTGGTGACGAGTACATTCTTTTTTTAAATGACTTACGTGAAGAAAAGAGTCTGAAACTTGTCCTAGACAGAGTCAACAGCATCACTGAAGAGCCTGTAGTGGTAGGCGACATCGAGATTGAAACTAAATTTGCCCTAGGCTATGCAGTCACACCTGACGATGCGGCCACCTACGAAAAGCTCTACGCCATAGCTGACAAGAGGATGTACAAGCATAAAGAGTCTCTAAAGAACTCAAAAGAAAATAGCCAAGATTAA
- a CDS encoding CPBP family intramembrane glutamic endopeptidase produces MTRKATVSFAWVFFYLTVYMSLQLGYSFLSKLLEQFGMQPESGVGSTIIMAGITAVLVYIAILRLRDKSFLNECRFRAISGRHLATSAVLGISGLAVSSLLLAGLSMFLDSAYLEHMENMELILKGNKFIVFASVGIAAPIVEEVIFRGLIFRELEKVMSIKATVVVQALLFGIYHFNVAQGIYTVFLGIVLGLSLAWTRSIWAPIVIHMVNNSVSYAFSFLSDKNEVVLSVVGLVLMLALILFPVLMRYLYKTRVDRRFTAHRN; encoded by the coding sequence ATGACTAGAAAAGCTACAGTCTCATTTGCCTGGGTATTTTTTTATCTCACTGTATACATGTCTCTACAGCTTGGATACTCGTTTTTGTCTAAACTTCTGGAGCAATTTGGAATGCAGCCGGAATCAGGAGTTGGCAGCACCATAATAATGGCAGGAATCACGGCAGTGCTTGTCTATATCGCAATTTTAAGGCTGCGAGATAAGAGTTTTTTAAATGAGTGCAGGTTCAGGGCTATTTCGGGAAGACATCTAGCTACATCCGCTGTACTTGGAATTTCTGGACTAGCTGTAAGTTCACTGCTTTTAGCCGGGCTTTCGATGTTTCTAGACTCCGCTTATCTAGAGCATATGGAGAATATGGAGCTTATATTAAAGGGAAACAAGTTCATAGTGTTTGCAAGTGTGGGGATAGCAGCACCAATAGTAGAGGAAGTGATATTCAGGGGGCTGATTTTTAGAGAGCTTGAGAAAGTAATGAGTATAAAGGCCACAGTGGTAGTTCAAGCACTGCTGTTTGGAATATACCATTTCAACGTAGCCCAAGGCATTTACACTGTCTTTCTGGGGATTGTGCTTGGGCTTTCGCTCGCATGGACAAGGTCCATCTGGGCTCCCATAGTTATACACATGGTCAACAACAGCGTGAGCTATGCGTTCTCGTTTTTATCCGATAAAAATGAAGTTGTGCTATCGGTCGTAGGGCTGGTGCTAATGCTTGCACTGATTTTGTTTCCAGTGCTTATGAGATATCTCTACAAGACAAGAGTGGATAGGCGGTTTACAGCACATAGAAATTAA
- a CDS encoding DUF1846 domain-containing protein: MNKTGFDHQRYIEEQSKYILERVNNYDKLYLEFGGKLIGDFHAKRVLPGFDENAKIKLLYKLREKVEIVICVYAGDIERNKMRGDYGITYDMDVLRLIDDLREYELLVNSVVITRYDDQPSTNVFINKLERRGIKVYKHRKTKGYPTDVDTIVSDEGYGENPYIETTMPIVVVTAPGPGSGKLATCLSQLYHEYRCGQSAGYSKFETFPVWNVPLKHPLNIAYEAATVDLKDVNMIDSFHFDAYNEVAVNYNRDIESFPVLKRIIEKITGEESVYKSPTDMGVNRVGFGIVDDEAVREASKQEIIRRYFHTICDYKKGYADKETSERIKLIMDELNLKESDRKVVEPARVYSAKLKENACKAEVCSVTSIELCDGEILTGRSSLLMDATAAATLNAIKHLANISDSLHLISPVVLEPIIGLKRDKFGSKNTALNCEEILIALSISAATNPTAQAAMEKLSELRGCQAHSTTILNTNDEQTFRKLGIEVTSDPEYPTENLFYNF, from the coding sequence ATGAATAAAACAGGATTTGATCATCAGAGGTATATAGAAGAGCAGTCAAAATACATCCTAGAGAGGGTGAACAACTACGACAAGCTTTACCTGGAGTTCGGAGGAAAGCTGATAGGAGACTTTCACGCTAAAAGAGTATTACCTGGATTCGATGAAAATGCTAAAATAAAGCTACTTTACAAGTTGAGAGAAAAAGTGGAGATAGTTATATGCGTATATGCCGGAGATATAGAGCGAAACAAGATGAGAGGAGACTATGGGATAACGTACGATATGGACGTGCTAAGGCTTATAGACGACCTTAGAGAGTACGAGCTCCTAGTCAACAGTGTCGTGATAACAAGATACGATGACCAGCCTTCTACAAACGTGTTTATAAACAAGCTTGAGAGAAGAGGCATAAAGGTATACAAACATAGAAAGACGAAGGGATACCCTACAGATGTAGACACCATAGTCAGCGACGAGGGATATGGAGAAAACCCTTATATAGAGACCACTATGCCAATAGTGGTGGTCACAGCTCCTGGGCCTGGAAGCGGAAAGCTTGCGACATGCCTGAGCCAGCTTTACCACGAATACAGATGCGGACAGTCTGCTGGATACTCTAAATTCGAGACATTCCCTGTTTGGAACGTGCCTCTTAAGCATCCACTGAACATAGCGTACGAAGCTGCTACAGTTGACCTCAAAGACGTCAATATGATAGACTCATTTCACTTCGATGCCTACAATGAAGTTGCAGTAAACTACAACAGGGATATAGAGAGTTTTCCAGTGCTAAAGAGGATAATAGAGAAGATAACTGGAGAGGAATCTGTATACAAGTCGCCTACAGATATGGGAGTAAACAGGGTAGGATTCGGAATAGTAGATGACGAAGCTGTAAGAGAAGCTTCAAAGCAAGAGATAATAAGAAGGTACTTCCATACGATATGCGACTACAAGAAAGGCTATGCAGACAAGGAGACTTCAGAGAGAATAAAGCTGATAATGGATGAGCTAAACCTAAAGGAATCAGACAGAAAGGTAGTGGAGCCGGCCAGAGTATACTCTGCAAAGCTAAAGGAAAATGCATGCAAAGCAGAGGTTTGCTCTGTTACAAGCATAGAGCTATGCGACGGAGAGATACTCACAGGGAGAAGCTCGCTGCTTATGGACGCAACGGCGGCAGCTACACTAAACGCCATAAAGCATCTGGCGAATATTTCAGACAGCCTCCACCTGATCTCTCCAGTTGTGCTAGAGCCTATAATAGGGCTTAAGAGAGACAAGTTCGGAAGCAAGAACACTGCGCTAAACTGCGAGGAGATACTGATAGCGCTGAGCATTTCGGCGGCTACAAACCCTACAGCGCAGGCAGCCATGGAGAAGCTTTCAGAGCTAAGGGGATGTCAGGCCCATTCAACCACTATACTGAACACAAACGATGAGCAGACTTTCAGAAAGCTTGGAATAGAGGTTACAAGTGACCCTGAATATCCTACAGAAAACCTCTTCTACAACTTTTAA
- a CDS encoding pyridoxal-phosphate-dependent aminotransferase family protein, giving the protein MKKPLIMTPGPTYVSEDVRDAMSKEITNPDIDLSFYEFYRETCEKIGQLLNTENKVLILDGEGILGLEAACASLIEVGDRVLCIDNGIFGRGFGDFAKMYGAEVVYFESDYRRGLDVAALEEFLKQDSDFKLATLVHCETPSGILNPVDRICPLLDEHGIISVVDSVSSIGGEELLVDKWKIDIALGGSQKCLSAPPGLTFLSVSDRAWNAVKGRKTPVAGFYCNLGIWENWYENKWFPYTQPISDIYALSKAVQNIIEEQTTVERHAEIAERVRTALESSGLEIYAKDSRSNAVTSVVIPEGLSYSEIYDGMLSEGVMIAGAFDYLAGVVLRIGHMGENCYEEKLYITLKALDKVLRALGVKIKGKIHSNFID; this is encoded by the coding sequence ATGAAAAAGCCGCTTATAATGACGCCGGGGCCTACGTATGTCTCGGAAGATGTAAGAGATGCAATGTCTAAAGAGATAACAAATCCTGACATAGATCTGAGCTTCTATGAGTTCTACAGGGAGACTTGCGAGAAGATAGGACAGCTTTTGAACACTGAAAACAAAGTGCTCATCCTGGACGGGGAAGGGATACTCGGGCTTGAAGCCGCATGCGCCTCTTTGATAGAGGTCGGAGACAGAGTGCTCTGCATAGACAACGGCATATTTGGAAGAGGTTTTGGGGACTTCGCCAAGATGTACGGTGCGGAAGTGGTCTACTTTGAGTCAGACTACAGAAGGGGACTGGACGTAGCTGCACTGGAGGAGTTTTTAAAGCAGGACAGCGACTTCAAACTGGCTACACTCGTCCACTGCGAGACTCCTTCAGGGATATTGAACCCGGTGGACAGAATATGCCCTCTTTTGGATGAACACGGCATAATCTCTGTTGTAGACTCTGTATCGTCTATAGGAGGGGAAGAACTGCTAGTAGACAAGTGGAAGATAGACATAGCTCTTGGGGGCTCGCAGAAATGTCTGTCGGCACCGCCAGGGCTGACTTTCCTGAGCGTAAGCGATAGGGCTTGGAATGCGGTGAAGGGCAGGAAGACGCCTGTAGCTGGATTCTACTGCAACTTGGGGATATGGGAAAACTGGTATGAAAACAAGTGGTTCCCGTATACGCAGCCTATAAGCGATATTTACGCCTTGAGCAAAGCTGTCCAGAATATAATAGAAGAGCAGACTACAGTAGAAAGGCATGCTGAAATAGCTGAAAGAGTGAGAACGGCACTCGAGAGCTCTGGACTTGAGATATATGCAAAAGACTCGCGCTCAAATGCCGTGACCTCTGTTGTGATACCTGAAGGCTTGTCTTACTCAGAGATATATGATGGCATGCTGTCAGAAGGTGTAATGATAGCAGGGGCTTTCGACTACTTGGCAGGAGTGGTATTAAGGATAGGTCATATGGGGGAGAATTGCTACGAAGAAAAGCTCTACATAACACTAAAAGCATTGGATAAGGTGCTTAGAGCTTTGGGGGTTAAGATAAAAGGCAAGATACACAGTAATTTTATAGACTGA
- a CDS encoding cold-shock protein, with protein sequence MNGTVKWFNSEKGFGFITGEDGADVFAHFSQINKEGFKTLEEGQAVSFDLVQGAKGPQAENINII encoded by the coding sequence ATGAACGGTACAGTAAAATGGTTTAACTCAGAAAAAGGATTTGGATTTATAACAGGAGAAGACGGAGCAGACGTATTCGCACACTTCTCACAAATAAACAAAGAAGGATTCAAAACTCTAGAAGAAGGACAAGCAGTTAGCTTTGACCTAGTTCAAGGAGCTAAAGGTCCTCAAGCAGAGAACATAAACATAATATAA
- a CDS encoding ECF transporter S component codes for MNHTIENSSIKRRSERSKTREMVIMGLSIALVYVATLIQFELPTPNGGGLVHLGTGMSYILALVYGKKIGAVSGSVAMGMFDILSKYTIWAPTTIITRAIMGYVVGMIATKNGESGDSFARNAIAIVVGGAIMIAGYYVGEAVTFGNWITPAASVGGNLLQIIVGGAGALAIVPALKKSKVL; via the coding sequence TTGAACCATACAATTGAAAATAGCTCTATAAAGAGAAGAAGCGAGAGAAGCAAGACAAGAGAAATGGTTATAATGGGGCTTTCTATAGCGCTTGTATATGTTGCGACTCTAATACAGTTCGAGTTGCCTACACCTAATGGTGGAGGGCTGGTGCACCTTGGAACAGGGATGTCCTATATACTTGCACTCGTATATGGAAAGAAAATAGGAGCCGTATCAGGTTCGGTGGCAATGGGCATGTTCGACATACTTTCAAAGTACACTATCTGGGCGCCGACCACAATCATAACTAGGGCGATAATGGGGTATGTTGTAGGAATGATTGCAACTAAGAATGGAGAGTCTGGAGATAGCTTCGCTAGAAACGCCATTGCAATAGTAGTTGGAGGAGCTATAATGATAGCTGGCTACTATGTAGGAGAGGCTGTGACTTTTGGGAACTGGATCACTCCAGCGGCTTCTGTAGGGGGAAATCTACTTCAGATAATAGTTGGAGGAGCTGGCGCGCTAGCTATAGTTCCGGCGCTTAAGAAGTCGAAAGTACTTTAG